In a single window of the Spodoptera frugiperda isolate SF20-4 chromosome 19, AGI-APGP_CSIRO_Sfru_2.0, whole genome shotgun sequence genome:
- the LOC118281105 gene encoding toll-like receptor Tollo, translated as MLLLLLLSLAPAALALYCPSDCYCVLYDELEYTCRAGDSSVKFNARNNEYVNIRCEPKKNLTCSDLPRINFANNQTLPSLWLRECPPSIIPCLNEALMTPSVGYVSLTQLQAPLRADDVEHLGDVQEIMITDGPKDPIPPSALQKLPSLRRLRIKTAVTLSPSIFAESPQLEYLELSDPQIMEIPSGTFTGLRKLKMLNFFSNDISDVEMDSLLGLDSLESLSFTRSRLAHIAPGALTHVPKLKSLDLIKNRIQEIPPGLLTNLTELENVTIHMNDVNLKLHSNSISNLPSLKQLIIKDCGAEIPSDLIIGCEALITLDLSQNRITGIPENFFKDLKNIEHLDLSFNKISKLTSGVLSPMKQLKYLNLDRNHLEVLPEFLFAGLRKLEKVTINENLLTSIDSLAFQGATALHTISLYGNRLTLKSNEHIQDYMDLDLYSPFNTLSELKNLNLSKNNISSIFDDWRIVLLNLELLDLSYNHIGELLPDTCQFLSNKITVDLQHNDISTVLLYHTSQLDLTDPSVPSNNVFLLDNNPFNCDCHIYNLAMRLQGKKLPYEPTFNVGKAECKSPRHLSGDLLTHVSPLDLYCEEMSPDIKFNCSSVKMRPAYNDLAYDCDDVPPFFPDEIQNYSLKLRHPPKDLRNLTLSLLNLTSIGLQEIPFTPSESVKVIDLSNNNLTEIPIRFLESNTTLYLSNNPFVCDCSSKDDILALRASYNVNDLDIVSCSNGDLVTDLEISSLCYTRTLIAEIGGILIFLIIILVFIITFIFPRQMVLYCGHRLFPCWYIDDPDTTAKEYDIFISYAHKDQKYVNKLLPKLENDFKLKVCVHYRDWEVGDFIPDQINRSVSNSRKTIILLSNSFLDSTFANLEFRTAHNLALKEGRERVILILLEDVSKHEKLSEELKYHMKMNTYLTWDDIRFDEKLKRRTVPQKYNRKKFVAPAILKPIFRQATENNLKKALDVHLNSAGQLVNLAQNKKNIDMV; from the exons ATGCTGCTCCTCCTGCTCCTATCCCTGGCCCCGGCTGCGCTGGCCCTCTACTGCCCATCAGACTGCTACTGCGTGCTGTATGATGAGCTGGAGTATACCTGCAGGGCTGGTGACAGCAGTGTGAAGTTCAACGCCAGGAACAACGAGTATGTCAATATACGATGCGAG CCAAAAAAGAACCTGACCTGTTCAGACCTCCCTCGCATCAATTTCGCCAACAACCAGACCCTCCCGTCCCTCTGGCTGAGGGAATGCCCTCCATCCATCATCCCATGCCTGAACGAGGCTCTGATGACTCCATCAGTAGGCTACGTGTCTCTCACGCAGCTGCAAGCACCTTTGCGAGCTGATGATGTGGAGCATCTTGGTGATGTACAGGAGATCATGATCACTGATG GACCAAAGGACCCCATACCACCATCAGCTCTCCAAAAGCTCCCATCTCTTCGACGGCTGCGAATCAAGACAGCAGTGACCCTGTCTCCATCCATCTTCGCCGAATCACCACAGCTGGAGTACCTGGAGCTGTCGGACCCTCAGATCATGGAGATACCCTCAGGAACCTTTACTGGTCTGCGGAAACTGAAGATGCTCAACTTTTTCAGCAATGATATTAGTGATGTGGAGATGGACTCTTTACTAG GTTTGGACTCACTGGAATCTCTCTCGTTCACCAGAAGCCGTCTCGCTCACATAGCTCCCGGCGCTCTCACACACGTGCCGAAGCTGAAATCACTCGACTTAATTAAGAATAGGATCCAAGAAATCCCACCAGGATTGTTGACTAACTTGACTGAGCTGGAGAAT GTAACAATTCACATGAACGATGTAAACTTAAAACTACATTCAAATTCCATATCAAACCTACCTTCATTAAAGCAACTCATTATAAAAGACTGTGGGGCTGAAATACCGAGTGACCTGATCATCGGCTGTGAAGCCCTAATCACATTGGACCTCTCCCAAAACCGAATAACTGGTATACCGGAGAACTTCTTCAAGGATTTGAAGAATATAGAACATTTAGATTTGAGCTTCAATAAGATATCTAAATTGACCAGTGGAGTGCTATCGCCAATGAAACAGTTAAAGTATTTGAACCTGGATAGAAATCATTTGGAAGTTTTGCCTGA attcCTATTCGCTGGCCTCAGGAAATTAGAAAAAGTAACAATCAACGAAAATCTACTCACTTCCATAGATTCTTTAGCATTCCAAGGGGCTACGGCTTTGCACACAATATCTTTATACGGCAACAGATTAACATTGAAGTCCAATGAACATATCCAAGACTATATGGACTTAGATCTCTACTCACCCTTCAACACTTTGAGCGAATTAAAAAATTTGAACCTTAGTAAGAATAACATAAGCTCTATATTCGATGATTGGAGGATAGTGTTGCTCAATCTGGAGTTACTGGATCTATCTTATAATCATATTGGAGAGCTATTG cCGGACACCTGTCAATTCCTAAGCAACAAAATCACAGTGGATCTGCAGCACAATGATATAAGTACTGTTCTTTTATACCATACGTCTCAACTGGACCTCACAGATCCCAGTGTACCTTCAAACAATGTGTTTCTCTTAGACAACAACCCATTTAACTGTGATTGCCACATATATAACCTAGCTATGCGTCTACAAGGCAAAAAGCTGCCCTACGAACCCACTTTCAACGTAGGCAAAGCCGAATGCAAATCCCCACGCCACTTAAGTGGGGATTTGTTGACACATGTATCCCCACTCGACTTATACTGCGAAGAAATGTCGCCTGATATTAAATTTAACTGTAGTTCGGTTAAAATGAGGCCTGCGTACAATGATTTGGCGTACGACTGTGATGATGTACCTCCTTTCTTCCCTGatgaaattcaaaattattctttGAAATTACGACACCCACCAAAAGACTTACGCAACTTAACACTAAGTCTACTTAACCTAACTAGCATAGGATTACAAGAAATCCCATTTACACCGTCAGAATCGGTAAAAGTAATCGATTTATCGAACAACAATCTCACAGAGATACCGATCCGATTCTTAGAATCGAATACGACATTGTATTTATCGAATAATCCATTTGTATGCGATTGTTCTTCCAAAGATGATATTTTAGCTTTACGAGCAAGTTATAATGTGAATGATTTGGATATAGTTAGCTGTTCAAACGGCGATTTGGTAACAGATTTAGAAATATCATCGCTATGCTATACAAGGACTTTAATAGCAGAGATTGGTGGTATATtaatattcttaataataatcttagtgtttattataacattcatATTTCCCAGACAAATGGTATTATACTGTGGTCATAGGCTCTTTCCGTGCTGGTATATCGACGATCCCGATACTACGGCAAAAGAATATGACATATTCATATCTTATGCTCATAAAGACCAAAAATATGTCAATAAGCTACTTCCTAAATTAGAAAatgattttaagttaaaagtCTGCGTCCATTACAGGGACTGGGAAGTCGGAGATTTTATTCCGGATCAGATCAATCGATCAGTATCGAATTCGAGAAAAACGATTATTCTTTTATCGAATAGCTTTCTCGATTCGACTTTCGCGAATTTGGAATTTCGTACCGCGCATAATTTAGCTTTGAAAGAGGGGAGAGAGAGAGTGATTTTGATACTTTTAGAGGACGTTAGTAAACATGAGAAATTGTCTGAAGAATTAAAGTATCATATGAAGATGAATACGTACCTTACTTGGGATGATATTCGGTTTGATGAAAAGTTAAAACGGAGAACGGTACCTCAGAAATATAATAGAAAGAAATTCGTTGCACCGGCCATTTTAAAACCTATCTTCAGACAGGCAACTGAGAATAATTTGAAAAAGGCACTCGATGTGCACTTGAATAGTGCAGGACAATTGGTCAATTTAGCTCAAAATAAGAAGAATATTGATATGGTAtag